Within the Leptotrichia sp. oral taxon 498 genome, the region GATATAGGTGTTTATGCAATTTCAATTACAAGATTATTTATGGCTTCAAAACCTAATAATGTGCTTTCCCAAGTGAAATATGCACCAACAGGAGTGGACGAACAAGTAGGTATTATTATGATGAATAAAGAACAGCAAATGTCTACAATCGCTCTTACACTTCATTCAAAACAACCAAAAAGAGTCGTAATCGCCTGTGAAAAAGCATATATTGAAATCACAGAATATCCAAGAGCTGACAAAGCTAAAATTGTTTATACCGAAACAGGTGAAGTTCAAGAAGTATTATCAGGAGTAACAGCGAATGCACTTCAATATGAATTTCAAAATATGGAAGAATCTGTGAAAACTGGAATTAATAAAATGAAACTTGATTATACTGTGGATGTCATGGATATTATGACAAAATTGCGTAAAGAATGGGGGATGACTTATCCTGAGGAAGAGGTATAGATAAAATTTTATTGAGTGTCTTGATGGCACTCAACTTTTTTTCTCTTTTTTAAGAAAGATTTTGTAACCTTTAGTTTTACTTGTATTTAAACCTGTATTTAATTTATTTTCAAATAAAATTAAACGAAAAAAACTAATTTTTCCTATTTTTAAATCAATATTTACAATTTTATAAAATTTTCTTGCTCCTTAACCTCAAATATGTTATCCTAAAATCAAAAACACTAAAAAAAGGAAAAATATATGAAAAAAAACAAAATTCTTTATACGATAAACTATGACAAAATTGTGAATTTTAAAGAAAGAGTAACTCGATTTACTGTTAGATTTGAATTTAAGGATTCTGAAAATGAAGAATATTCAGGAGAAGACTTTGCTCATTTGCATGATACTGGAAGATTGACGGAATTATTGATTGATGGTGCAGAATTGTTGATAAAAAAGGCAAATAATGAAAATCGTAAAACTAAATGGGATATTATCGCAGTGAAAGTTCATGGAGAGATTATTCTTATAAATACAGCTTTTCATCGATATATTACAGAAGCCATATTTTATGATAATGAAATTTCTCCATTTGGAGAACCTTCATATATAAAACCTGAAATTAAGCATAATAATAGCAAACTCGATTTTTATTTGGAAACTGAAAAAGAAAAAATTTACATTGAAGTAAAAGGTTGCACTTTGGTAAACGGAAAAATTGCTCAATTTCCTGGCTCTCCTTCAATTCGTGCCTTAAAACATTTAAAGGAACTTATGGAACTTAAAAAAGAAGGCTTTCGGACAGCAGTTTTTATTTTGATATTTAGAAAATCTGAAATTTTCGCACCCGAACATATTATCGACAGAGAATTTTCTGAAACTTTTTATGAAGTGATAGAAAATGGTGTTGAAATTTATCCGATGCTTTTGGAATATATGGAAGATGGGAATGTTTATTTTATTAAGAAAATTGGGATAATGGAGAAGAGATTTTAGTAATTTTCTAGAATCTCTTTTCCCTCTAATTTCTTAATCTGAAATATTTAATTTTTGTTTAATTACAAAGAAATTTAATATTACTTTAACTTAATTTACAAAAATTATAAACTTTATTTATCTAATTTTTGATGTCGTGGACAATCTATCAAAAAACAGTCATATAAAAATTTAGGATAAATTTTTACTTCTGGTTTATAATCTGTTTTCAATATTCTTTCATATTCTGCCTTCAAATTCTTTATTTGCCTTTTTATCTCCCTAATTTCTTCTTTTTTATACGATTTCGTACATTCTGTTAAAAATTCTCCATTTTTAATGCTCTCTATTTCTTCATCTTTAATCTTCAAAACTATTTTAAAATTTTCTTGTAATTTTTCTATTTCATTTAACTGCTTTAGAGAATAAAAATAGAATCTCAGCCACCAAGCTGGAAATTGATAATCTTGTATTTTAAACTTTGAATAAATTTTTCGGCTTTTCTCATAACTTCCCACCAAATAATATAGCTCTGCAAATTCTTCCACAAAAAAATCATCATTATTAGCAGTTTCCAACATTAATTCATTAATTTCATCCTCAATATTTTCAAATTCCCTTAATTGAATTTTATTTGCAATATAACTATATTTTATCTTAGCAAAATCCTCTTTTCCAAACTCAAAATCTTTTTTTATTAATTCTTCCAAAATTATTTTTGCCTCTCGATATTTTCCATTAACCATTAGTAAATTCGCATATTCAAACTTATAAATTGGATTATTTTCTAATTCACAAGCTCTTTTATACATTTCTTCCGACTTATCATATTTTCCAGCACCATAATAATCCGCCCCAAGTCCATAATAAGCCTCAGAATTATTTGGATTAAACGCCACAGCCTTTCTCAAAGTTCTAATTGCTCTCTTACTGCCATCTTTCTGATCATCATAATAATATCCTAAATTTGTATAAATCCGTGATTTTTCCTCATCAGTCAATTCATTTTCATATTTTTTAATAAATTCATTCAATAATTTATAAATATCATCCCATTGATAATTTAATTCATTATAAACTGCCGCTAATTGACAAATAACTTCCACATTTTTGGGATTTTCTTTCAATTTATTTTCCAAAAATATTTTATACTCTTCATAAACAGAATCGTAATCACTATTATTTATAATTTTTTCTTGAATATATTTTATCCATTCTTTTACCGTTTTTCTTTCTAAATTTTTTTGTTTTTCCAATTTTCCTCCTAATCTAACTTCTGATGTCGTGGACAATCTATCAAAAAACAGTCATATAAAAATTTAGGATAAATTTTTACTTCTGGTTTATAATCTGTTTTCAATATTTTTTCATATTCTACCTTCAAATTCTTTATTTGTCTTTTTATCTCCCTAATTTCTTCTTTTTTCTCAGATTTTGTCCACTCTCTTTTAAATTCTCCATTTTTAACATCTTCTATTTCTTCATTTTTAAATTTCAATGCTTTCTCAAAAGATTTTTCTAATTTATCAAATTTATTTAATCGCTTTAATGAATAAAAATAAATTGGTAGTTCTTCATATGGTACTTGGCAATCCTCTTGAGCGTCTATTTTTAAATAAATTTCTACAAGTTTTTTATAATTCTCAGATAAATAATACAGACTTTCTAAATCACTACCAAAAAAATAATCATTATCAATATTTTCTAACATTAATTCATCAATTTGAGCCTCAATATTTACAAATTCCTTCAACTGAACCTTATTCGCAATATAAATATACTTTATCCTAGCAAAATCTTCTTTTTCAAATTCAAAATCTTTTTTTATTAATTCTTCTAAAATTATTTTCGCCTCTTCGTATTTTCCATTAACCATCAGTAAATTCGCATATTCAAACTTATAAATTGGATTATTTTCTAATTCACAAGCTCTTTTATACATTTCTTCCGACTTATCGTATTTCCCAGCACCATAATAATCCGCCCCAAGTCCATAATAAGCCTTTGAATTATTTGAATTAAACGCCACAGCCTTTCTCAAAGTTCTAATCGCTCTCTTACTGCCATCTCTCTGATCATCATAATAATACCCTAAATTAGTATAAATCCGTGATTTTTCCTCATCAGTCAATTCATTTTCATATTTTTTAATAAATTCATTCAATAATTTATAAATATCATCCCATTGATAATTTAATTCATTATAAACTGCCGCTAATTGACAAACAACTTCCACATTTTTGGGATTTTCTAAAAGACATTTCTCTAAATAATCCTTATATTCAATAAACACATGCTTATAATTATCGTAACTATCATTTTTTTTGATTTCATCCTGAATATATCTCGCCCACTCTTTTTGTGTTTGCTTCATAATTTTATTCCTTTCGTTTTCTTCAATTCTAATCAATTACCAAATGCTGTGGACAATCCAGTAACCAACATTCATATTTTAAGTACATAAATATTTCCATTTTAGGCTTAAAATCCGTATTCAATATTTTTTCCGACACTAAATTAATATTCTTCAATCTCTTTTTTTCATTTTTTATAATTTCTAAAATTTCTTCTTCCGTCATATTTTTTTGATATTCCTCATCATTTTTTATTTCTTCAATATTTTGTAAAATTTCTTTTTCAGCTTTTTTCACTATTTTATTTATTTTTTCAAATTTTCTAACTGCTTTTAAAGAATAAAGATACGGTGCTATGGAATTTGCTTCTAAATAAAAATTACTATTATCTGCATATTTACAATATTTTTCATAATCATCGCATAAATAAAATAAATCTCCTATTTCTTCGACACCAATAATATCAAATCCTTTATAAGTTACCCATTTTATATACTTTTGATAATCCTTTTCTTCTAAAATTTCAAATTCTTTTATTTTTTCTAAAAGTCTTTTTATGTTCTCAATATTTTTATTCCCTAAATAAATTTCACAGAGAACTCTATAAAAATGATATTTAATATTTTTTGAATCTTTTTCCAGTAAAATATTCAAAATTTTAATAGCCTTCTCATATTTTTTATTTTGAATCAAAATCAATGCATATCCATAGTTGTATTTTTCTTCATTACTTATTTTACAAGCAATTTTTATACTTTCAAGAGCTTTTTGATTCATTTTATTCAGACTGTAAATAACAGAAAGTCTATAATAAGTATCTGCATTTTCTGAATTAACTTTTATCGCTTTTTCAAGATAACTAATAGCTTTTTCTTCCATACTTCCCATATATTCACATAAATACCCCAAATCAGTATATATTCTAAATTTTTCACTATCTGTCAAAATATTAAAATTCTTTTCTAAAAACATCTCTAAAATTTCTATTTCATCATACTTTCTAATTAAATAGCAAACTCCAGCCAATTGACAAACTGCAGATACATCTCTTGAATTTTTTTCAATTTCTTTTAATAAATATTTTCTATATTTTTCAAGTGCATTCTCATATTCTGTTCTATTTTCGCTCAAAGCCTTTTCCCTTAT harbors:
- a CDS encoding tetratricopeptide repeat protein; protein product: MEKQKNLERKTVKEWIKYIQEKIINNSDYDSVYEEYKIFLENKLKENPKNVEVICQLAAVYNELNYQWDDIYKLLNEFIKKYENELTDEEKSRIYTNLGYYYDDQKDGSKRAIRTLRKAVAFNPNNSEAYYGLGADYYGAGKYDKSEEMYKRACELENNPIYKFEYANLLMVNGKYREAKIILEELIKKDFEFGKEDFAKIKYSYIANKIQLREFENIEDEINELMLETANNDDFFVEEFAELYYLVGSYEKSRKIYSKFKIQDYQFPAWWLRFYFYSLKQLNEIEKLQENFKIVLKIKDEEIESIKNGEFLTECTKSYKKEEIREIKRQIKNLKAEYERILKTDYKPEVKIYPKFLYDCFLIDCPRHQKLDK
- the sfsA gene encoding DNA/RNA nuclease SfsA; the protein is MKKNKILYTINYDKIVNFKERVTRFTVRFEFKDSENEEYSGEDFAHLHDTGRLTELLIDGAELLIKKANNENRKTKWDIIAVKVHGEIILINTAFHRYITEAIFYDNEISPFGEPSYIKPEIKHNNSKLDFYLETEKEKIYIEVKGCTLVNGKIAQFPGSPSIRALKHLKELMELKKEGFRTAVFILIFRKSEIFAPEHIIDREFSETFYEVIENGVEIYPMLLEYMEDGNVYFIKKIGIMEKRF
- a CDS encoding tetratricopeptide repeat protein; this encodes MNIKVKLSKNMKEYVEKIREKALSENRTEYENALEKYRKYLLKEIEKNSRDVSAVCQLAGVCYLIRKYDEIEILEMFLEKNFNILTDSEKFRIYTDLGYLCEYMGSMEEKAISYLEKAIKVNSENADTYYRLSVIYSLNKMNQKALESIKIACKISNEEKYNYGYALILIQNKKYEKAIKILNILLEKDSKNIKYHFYRVLCEIYLGNKNIENIKRLLEKIKEFEILEEKDYQKYIKWVTYKGFDIIGVEEIGDLFYLCDDYEKYCKYADNSNFYLEANSIAPYLYSLKAVRKFEKINKIVKKAEKEILQNIEEIKNDEEYQKNMTEEEILEIIKNEKKRLKNINLVSEKILNTDFKPKMEIFMYLKYECWLLDCPQHLVID
- a CDS encoding tetratricopeptide repeat protein translates to MKQTQKEWARYIQDEIKKNDSYDNYKHVFIEYKDYLEKCLLENPKNVEVVCQLAAVYNELNYQWDDIYKLLNEFIKKYENELTDEEKSRIYTNLGYYYDDQRDGSKRAIRTLRKAVAFNSNNSKAYYGLGADYYGAGKYDKSEEMYKRACELENNPIYKFEYANLLMVNGKYEEAKIILEELIKKDFEFEKEDFARIKYIYIANKVQLKEFVNIEAQIDELMLENIDNDYFFGSDLESLYYLSENYKKLVEIYLKIDAQEDCQVPYEELPIYFYSLKRLNKFDKLEKSFEKALKFKNEEIEDVKNGEFKREWTKSEKKEEIREIKRQIKNLKVEYEKILKTDYKPEVKIYPKFLYDCFLIDCPRHQKLD